One region of Manduca sexta isolate Smith_Timp_Sample1 chromosome 25, JHU_Msex_v1.0, whole genome shotgun sequence genomic DNA includes:
- the LOC115445432 gene encoding uncharacterized protein LOC115445432 isoform X1, with protein sequence MHTMDTMGYGHKKYRPPLSPTNFYQHDYYSRHTTLRPQSEYRFAGGGYPHTSTESSRSGGLCSAALIGGALLAAVAVLAVAALAFYMGALRPDNGEPMMAFEGTLRVTRGDVYGGAPGSPAWKERARRYGASLRQVYMQGASPLRQAFTGVLVTGFGDRRLDVHFRLYLDRRKIPNSVSNIEETLKNVLIHDINSKQSAFGQIKIDPSSIIIKRDLEHTYHSESYVKEALNESMATNHQKSLTPQAGKDKTLQTRVGVVRKTTVKPSQGIKRKDPDEPDIDTENIPVVQGTFQITKTEADITENKHNASPPRQEDKSSHKTQVTKAPTIKSTTTTKTPTTKSFTKATTTKRVPTSTPKTRPFTITSTLNVKTRTEPTVKKDMDKTTRKPNSTQKTVASTTTASTTISTMQTTTSNVSQILLDLLTNVNHFKELPKIDTLFTVPHVVDNEPWRPITQPYYETPTKATPVIDTSDANAEDRMGVAEVVDDVSILESILSPIPPVHHREITTPRPVDIHNVDPNLAADIYVPGPIYTSFSNPTFAPPLKDMETLGSHYPKPHPIPVDKISSVVEAFEEPDTDEDDGKPMERPPKEKVTSVSLNVMQLDQRENDTHKVTVQGGSILKKQNSSTTSTTTEATTSTTTVISSTLSTSNPTKPVGNITFENTSTTITSPLPVIDTTTSKTEEKQYLEINKESSTRRPNNKVSIIPSTSTPHHTWELVNTSTNDNDTVNKSTPEKYYNDTLQAIITRNDAVFPNTTPKFPGKVSILKNLTDMIKKYSQSTSEKPERNLEETDADDYDSHNISGFVEVVPDDEIEITTANVITLLPAKSNLGVNRPLRPRPQIKSESQTSKENLRSFFRNEPEAQKLISDFSTEDDIHTLDLKDEATDNIEYISPPDYETKNSDDYISPESENFKVIQTTDYSPSGNRFPKSSDDLRVPDDMKNVNAPEGTYRVSYHVTGSVSSKQANKTLNLPAYELALEPDIVLEIPYNQTNTLTIDKLRQLANLATISDSNNNTLFRTPGGVISTKAIPSSYTLNQAGFKILTKTFNKVQSTKHDDNSLDKPEKTHNKPHKLQKESEEATTLEDECNSTNTSFRCANGLCLPLTSRCNRLLDCPGGEDERSCSCADYLRADFAQSKICDGIVDCWDYSDEHKCDWCKEGQYVCANARQCIDIGRVCDGNPDCPLGDDEKSCVTLADELNDNEVIPYNEEGYVMVRKRGVWGRLCVESFADVVEQAHSSLKLPDLGRAVCRAMTFQDAGWAREAREGRRSSAHGYWEVWHNAAARAADTRLTFRRAACKRRRALRVRCTHLDCGIRPHADAQQPRVMSEWVRRSRVVGGDAAAAGAWPWQAALYRDGDFQCGATLIHAQWLLSASHCFYQATEAHWVARLGALRRGAWPRGPWERAARVRQVVTHPRYAPRGFRNDIALLRLDPAPLHARLRPACLPPARLAPPAGQHCTVLGWGQLYEHERVFPDTLQEVELPVISSAECRRRTRLLPLYRVTDDMFCAGYEHGGRDACLGDSGGPLMCQESGRWYIYGVTSNGYGCARANRPGVYTKVSNYIEWIDSVIATYTPAQNDTDTSGEYVSNEDFYADLVAAENRRSSRIDLCKGYRCPLGECLPASSVCNGFLECSDGSDEWQCDKPAANNSSIDPD encoded by the exons AGTGAATACCGGTTTGCTGGTGGTGGATATCCCCATACGAGTACAGAGAGCAGTCGCAGCGGCGGTCTGTGTTCTGCTGCCCTGATAGGCGGCGCGCTGTTAGCAGCTGTTGCTGTTCTGGCGGTGGCGGCACTTGCATTTTATATGGGAGCGTTGAGGCCCGATAATGGCGAAC CGATGATGGCCTTTGAGGGTACCCTGAGGGTGACTCGAGGTGATGTGTATGGTGGAGCGCCAGGGAGTCCTGCGTGGAAGGAGCGAGCGCGGCGGTACGGAGCCTCCTTGCGCCAGGTGTATATGCAAGGAGCATCACCATTACGACAAGCTTTCACTGGTGTCCTTGTGACTGGCTTTGGCGACAGGAGGCTAGATGTACATTTTAGATTATACCTTGACAGGAGAAAAATACCTAA ttccGTGTCAAATATTGAAGAAACCCTTAAGAATGTTTTGATTCAcgatataaattcaaaacaatcTGCGTttggacaaataaaaatagaccCTTCTAGTATAATCATTAAGAGAGATCTAGAACATACATATCATTCTGAATCTTATGTTAAAGAAGCTCTAAATGAAAGTATGGCAACAAATCATCAGAAATCCCTAACACCACAAGCCGGGAAAGATAAAACACTACAAACAAGAGTAGGCGTCGTCCGAAAAACTACCGTGAAACCAAGCCAGGGCATAAAGAGAAAAGATCCAGATGAGCCAGATATTGACACTGAAAACATTCCGGTTGTTCAAGGCACATTCCAAATAACTAAAACTGAGGCTGACATAACGGAAAATAAACACAATGCTAGTCCCCCACGCCAAGAGGATAAGTCAAGTCATAAAACGCAGGTTACAAAGGCACCTACTATTAAATCAACCACAACTACTAAAACTCCAACAACGAAAAGTTTTACTAAAGCGACGACAACGAAAAGAGTTCCTACTAGCACACCAAAGACGAGACCCTTTACTATTACATCTACACTTAATGTTAAAACAAGAACAGAACCTACAGTTAAAAAAGATATGGATAAAACAACCAGAAAACCCAACTCAACCCAAAAGACAGTCGCATCTACTACCACCGCATCAACTACTATAAGTACTATGCAAACAACAACAAGCAACGTTTCacaaattttattagatttgttaACCAACgttaatcattttaaagaatTACCTAAGATTGATACATTGTTTACTGTACCACACGTAGTAGATAATGAGCCATGGCGACCAATAACTCAGCCATATTACGAAACACCAACTAAAGCAACGCCAGTTATTGATACTAGTGACGCCAATGCCGAGGACAGAATGGGGGTTGCAGAAGTCGTAGATGATGTATCTATATTAGAAAGCATTCTTAGTCCAATTCCGCCTGTGCACCATAGAGAAATTACTACTCCGCGCCCAGTAGACATTCATAACGTAGATCCAAATTTGGCTGCAGATATCTACGTGCCGGGTCCTATTTACACTAGTTTTTCTAATCCAACATTTGCTCCGCCTCTAAAAGACATGGAAACATTGGGTTCACACTATCCCAAACCTCACCCTATACCTGTAGATAAAATAAGTAGTGTTGTAGAAGCTTTTGAAGAACCTGATACAGATGAAGACGATGGCAAACCCATGGAGAGACCGCCAAAGGAGAAAGTAACATCTGTTTCATTGAATGTAATGCAGTTAGATCAACGAGAAAACGACACGCACAAAGTTACTGTGCAAGGAGGCTctattttaaagaaacaaaattctTCAACAACTAGTACTACTACCGAAGCCACAACAAGCACAACAACTGTTATTTCAAGCACATTAAGTACGTCTAATCCAACAAAACCTGTGGGAAATATTACATTCGAGAATACTTCTACCACTATAACAAGCCCTTTACCAGTTATTGATACAACTACATCGAAAACTGAGGAAAAGCAATACCTAGAGATTAATAAAGAAAGTTCTACAAGGCGTCCTAATAATAAAGTATCCATTATACCAAGTACAAGTACACCTCACCATACTTGGGAACTTGTAAACACATCTACAAACGATAATGATACCGTGAATAAAAGCACTCCCGAAAAATACTATAATGATACCTTGCAGGCAATAATAACCAGAAATGATGCCGTATTTCCTAACACAACACCAAAATTTCCTGGCAAGGtatcaattttgaaaaatttaacagatatgattaaaaaatactcaCAGAGCACTTCAGAAAAACCAGAACGAAATTTAGAGGAAACAGATGCAGACGACTATGACAGTCATAACATTAGTGGTTTTGTAGAGGTAGTTCCTGATGATGAAATAGAAATAACAACTGCGAATGTAATTACATTGTTACCAGCTAAATCTAATTTAGGTGTTAACCGTCCTTTAAGACCTAGGCCTCAGATTAAATCAGAATCTCAGACCAGTAAAGAAAACTTACGTAGCTTTTTTCGTAACGAACCAGAAGCCCAAAAACTTATAAGTGATTTTAGTACGGAAGATGATATACACACTCTTGATTTAAAAGACGAAGCCACCGACAATATTGAATACATATCACCACCTGACTATGAAACTAAAAACAGTGACGATTACATCTCCCCTGaatctgaaaattttaaagtaattcagACAACTGATTATTCTCCCAGTGGTAATAGATTTCCTAAATCTAGTGATGATTTACGTGTTCCAGACGATATGAAGAACGTTAATGCTCCTGAAGGAACTTATAGAGTCTCATATCACGTAACGGGCAGCGTGAGTAGTAAGCAAGcaaataaaactttgaattTACCTGCCTATGAACTTGCCCTGGAACCTGACATCGTTTTGGAGATACCTTACAATCAAACGAATACTCTAACTATAGATAAATTAAGACAACTTGCTAATCTTGCTACTATATCAGATTCTAATAACAATACGTTATTTCGCACGCCCGGAGGAGTAATATCAACCAAAGCTATACCATCTAGTTACACGTTAAATCAGGCTGGATTTAAGATCTTgacaaaaacatttaacaaaGTTCAATCAACGAAACATGATGATAACAGTCTTGATAAACCCGAAAAAACGCATAATAAACCGCACAAGTTGCAAAAAGAAAGCGAAGAGGCAACAACTCTAGAAG ACGAATGTAACAGCACAAATACATCGTTTCGTTGCGCTAATGGACTATGTTTGCCACTCACTTCGCGCTGCAACCGTTTACTAGATTGTCCTGGTGGTGAGGACGAACGGTCTTGTTCTTGTGCAGATTACCTGCGAGCAGATTTTGCTCAGTCAAAAATTTGCGATGGAATTGTCGATTGCTGGGACTATTCCGATGAACACAAATGCG ATTGGTGTAAAGAAGGTCAGTATGTATGTGCAAACGCTCGCCAATGCATAGACATTGGTCGCGTTTGCGATGGAAATCCTGATTGCCCGCTAGGCGACGACGAAAAAAGTTGCGTCACTTTAGCGGACGAACTTAACGACAACGAAGTAATTCCATACAATGAGGAAG gTTACGTCATGGTACGTAAGCGTGGTGTGTGGGGCAGGCTGTGTGTGGAGAGTTTTGCGGACGTCGTGGAGCAAGCGCATAGCTCCTTAAAATTACCGGACCTCGGCCGAGCCGTCTGCCGCGCCATGACTTTCCA AGATGCAGGATGGGCGCGAGAGGCGCGCGAGGGTCGGCGCTCGAGCGCGCACGGGTACTGGGAGGTGTGGCACAACGCGGCCGCGCGAGCCGCCGATACGCGGCTCACTTTCCGTCGTGCTGCCTGCAAGCGCCGCCGCGCTCTGCGCGTGCGCTGCACACACCTCGATTGCGGTATCAGGCCGCACGCTGACGCGCAACAACCACG GGTTATGTCTGAATGGGTGCGTCGGAGCAGGGTGGTCGGCGGCGACGCGGCGGCGGCTGGCGCGTGGCCCTGGCAGGCCGCGCTCTATCGCGACGGAGACTTCCAGTGCGGCGCCACTCTCATTCACGCACAATGGCTGCTCTCCGCTAGCCATTGCTTTTACCA AGCGACGGAGGCGCACTGGGTGGCGCGGCTGGGCGcgctgcggcgcggcgcgtggcCGCGCGGGCCGTGGGagcgggcggcgcgcgtgcggCAGGTGGTGACGCACCCGCGGTACGCGCCGCGCGGCTTCCGCAACGACATCGCGCTGCTGCGGCTCGACCCGGCGCCGCTGCACGCGCGCCTGCGCCCCGCCTGCCTGCCGCCCGCGCGACTCGCGCCGCCCGCCGGACAACACTGCACCGTGCTGGGCTGGGGACAACTCTACGAGCACGAACGCGTCTTCC CCGACACATTGCAAGAGGTGGAGCTGCCGGTGATCTCCAGCGCGGAGTGTCGGCGCCGCACGCGGTTGCTGCCGCTGTACCGCGTCACCGACGACATGTTCTGCGCGGGCTACGAGCACGGCGGACGAGACGCCTGTCTCGGCGATTCCGGCGGGCCGCTTATGTGTCAA GAATCCGGCCGGTGGTACATTTACGGAGTAACGAGCAACGGGTACGGGTGCGCGCGAGCCAACCGGCCCGGCGTCTACACTAAGGTGTCAAACTACATCGAATGGATCGACTCCGTGATCGCCACATACACGCCGGCACAAAATGACACCGACACCTCCGGCGAATACGTCTCTAACGAAGACTTCTACGCGGATTTAGTGGCGGCAGAAAACAGGAGATCGTCTCGAATCGACTTGTGTAAAGGATACAGATGTCCCCTCGGCGAGTGTCTCCCCGCGTCGAGCGTGTGCAACGGCTTTCTAGAATGTTCGGACGGCAGCGACGAGTGGCAGTGCGACAAGCCCGCGGCGAACAACTCTAGCATAGACCCAGACTAA
- the LOC115445432 gene encoding uncharacterized protein LOC115445432 isoform X2, translating into MHTMDTMGYGHKKYRPPLSPTNFYQHDYYSRHTTLRPQSEYRFAGGGYPHTSTESSRSGGLCSAALIGGALLAAVAVLAVAALAFYMGALRPDNGEPMMAFEGTLRVTRGDVYGGAPGSPAWKERARRYGASLRQVYMQGASPLRQAFTGVLVTGFGDRRLDVHFRLYLDRRKIPNSVSNIEETLKNVLIHDINSKQSAFGQIKIDPSSIIIKRDLEHTYHSESYVKEALNESMATNHQKSLTPQAGKDKTLQTRVGVVRKTTVKPSQGIKRKDPDEPDIDTENIPVVQGTFQITKTEADITENKHNASPPRQEDKSSHKTQVTKAPTIKSTTTTKTPTTKSFTKATTTKRVPTSTPKTRPFTITSTLNVKTRTEPTVKKDMDKTTRKPNSTQKTVASTTTASTTISTMQTTTSNVSQILLDLLTNVNHFKELPKIDTLFTVPHVVDNEPWRPITQPYYETPTKATPVIDTSDANAEDRMGVAEVVDDVSILESILSPIPPVHHREITTPRPVDIHNVDPNLAADIYVPGPIYTSFSNPTFAPPLKDMETLGSHYPKPHPIPVDKISSVVEAFEEPDTDEDDGKPMERPPKEKVTSVSLNVMQLDQRENDTHKVTVQGGSILKKQNSSTTSTTTEATTSTTTVISSTLSTSNPTKPVGNITFENTSTTITSPLPVIDTTTSKTEEKQYLEINKESSTRRPNNKVSIIPSTSTPHHTWELVNTSTNDNDTVNKSTPEKYYNDTLQAIITRNDAVFPNTTPKFPGKVSILKNLTDMIKKYSQSTSEKPERNLEETDADDYDSHNISGFVEVVPDDEIEITTANVITLLPAKSNLGVNRPLRPRPQIKSESQTSKENLRSFFRNEPEAQKLISDFSTEDDIHTLDLKDEATDNIEYISPPDYETKNSDDYISPESENFKVIQTTDYSPSGNRFPKSSDDLRVPDDMKNVNAPEGTYRVSYHVTGSVSSKQANKTLNLPAYELALEPDIVLEIPYNQTNTLTIDKLRQLANLATISDSNNNTLFRTPGGVISTKAIPSSYTLNQAGFKILTKTFNKVQSTKHDDNSLDKPEKTHNKPHKLQKESEEATTLEDECNSTNTSFRCANGLCLPLTSRCNRLLDCPGGEDERSCSCADYLRADFAQSKICDGIVDCWDYSDEHKCDWCKEGQYVCANARQCIDIGRVCDGNPDCPLGDDEKSCVTLADELNDNEVIPYNEEGYVMVRKRGVWGRLCVESFADVVEQAHSSLKLPDLGRAVCRAMTFQDAGWAREAREGRRSSAHGYWEVWHNAAARAADTRLTFRRAACKRRRALRVRCTHLDCGIRPHADAQQPRVVGGDAAAAGAWPWQAALYRDGDFQCGATLIHAQWLLSASHCFYQATEAHWVARLGALRRGAWPRGPWERAARVRQVVTHPRYAPRGFRNDIALLRLDPAPLHARLRPACLPPARLAPPAGQHCTVLGWGQLYEHERVFPDTLQEVELPVISSAECRRRTRLLPLYRVTDDMFCAGYEHGGRDACLGDSGGPLMCQESGRWYIYGVTSNGYGCARANRPGVYTKVSNYIEWIDSVIATYTPAQNDTDTSGEYVSNEDFYADLVAAENRRSSRIDLCKGYRCPLGECLPASSVCNGFLECSDGSDEWQCDKPAANNSSIDPD; encoded by the exons AGTGAATACCGGTTTGCTGGTGGTGGATATCCCCATACGAGTACAGAGAGCAGTCGCAGCGGCGGTCTGTGTTCTGCTGCCCTGATAGGCGGCGCGCTGTTAGCAGCTGTTGCTGTTCTGGCGGTGGCGGCACTTGCATTTTATATGGGAGCGTTGAGGCCCGATAATGGCGAAC CGATGATGGCCTTTGAGGGTACCCTGAGGGTGACTCGAGGTGATGTGTATGGTGGAGCGCCAGGGAGTCCTGCGTGGAAGGAGCGAGCGCGGCGGTACGGAGCCTCCTTGCGCCAGGTGTATATGCAAGGAGCATCACCATTACGACAAGCTTTCACTGGTGTCCTTGTGACTGGCTTTGGCGACAGGAGGCTAGATGTACATTTTAGATTATACCTTGACAGGAGAAAAATACCTAA ttccGTGTCAAATATTGAAGAAACCCTTAAGAATGTTTTGATTCAcgatataaattcaaaacaatcTGCGTttggacaaataaaaatagaccCTTCTAGTATAATCATTAAGAGAGATCTAGAACATACATATCATTCTGAATCTTATGTTAAAGAAGCTCTAAATGAAAGTATGGCAACAAATCATCAGAAATCCCTAACACCACAAGCCGGGAAAGATAAAACACTACAAACAAGAGTAGGCGTCGTCCGAAAAACTACCGTGAAACCAAGCCAGGGCATAAAGAGAAAAGATCCAGATGAGCCAGATATTGACACTGAAAACATTCCGGTTGTTCAAGGCACATTCCAAATAACTAAAACTGAGGCTGACATAACGGAAAATAAACACAATGCTAGTCCCCCACGCCAAGAGGATAAGTCAAGTCATAAAACGCAGGTTACAAAGGCACCTACTATTAAATCAACCACAACTACTAAAACTCCAACAACGAAAAGTTTTACTAAAGCGACGACAACGAAAAGAGTTCCTACTAGCACACCAAAGACGAGACCCTTTACTATTACATCTACACTTAATGTTAAAACAAGAACAGAACCTACAGTTAAAAAAGATATGGATAAAACAACCAGAAAACCCAACTCAACCCAAAAGACAGTCGCATCTACTACCACCGCATCAACTACTATAAGTACTATGCAAACAACAACAAGCAACGTTTCacaaattttattagatttgttaACCAACgttaatcattttaaagaatTACCTAAGATTGATACATTGTTTACTGTACCACACGTAGTAGATAATGAGCCATGGCGACCAATAACTCAGCCATATTACGAAACACCAACTAAAGCAACGCCAGTTATTGATACTAGTGACGCCAATGCCGAGGACAGAATGGGGGTTGCAGAAGTCGTAGATGATGTATCTATATTAGAAAGCATTCTTAGTCCAATTCCGCCTGTGCACCATAGAGAAATTACTACTCCGCGCCCAGTAGACATTCATAACGTAGATCCAAATTTGGCTGCAGATATCTACGTGCCGGGTCCTATTTACACTAGTTTTTCTAATCCAACATTTGCTCCGCCTCTAAAAGACATGGAAACATTGGGTTCACACTATCCCAAACCTCACCCTATACCTGTAGATAAAATAAGTAGTGTTGTAGAAGCTTTTGAAGAACCTGATACAGATGAAGACGATGGCAAACCCATGGAGAGACCGCCAAAGGAGAAAGTAACATCTGTTTCATTGAATGTAATGCAGTTAGATCAACGAGAAAACGACACGCACAAAGTTACTGTGCAAGGAGGCTctattttaaagaaacaaaattctTCAACAACTAGTACTACTACCGAAGCCACAACAAGCACAACAACTGTTATTTCAAGCACATTAAGTACGTCTAATCCAACAAAACCTGTGGGAAATATTACATTCGAGAATACTTCTACCACTATAACAAGCCCTTTACCAGTTATTGATACAACTACATCGAAAACTGAGGAAAAGCAATACCTAGAGATTAATAAAGAAAGTTCTACAAGGCGTCCTAATAATAAAGTATCCATTATACCAAGTACAAGTACACCTCACCATACTTGGGAACTTGTAAACACATCTACAAACGATAATGATACCGTGAATAAAAGCACTCCCGAAAAATACTATAATGATACCTTGCAGGCAATAATAACCAGAAATGATGCCGTATTTCCTAACACAACACCAAAATTTCCTGGCAAGGtatcaattttgaaaaatttaacagatatgattaaaaaatactcaCAGAGCACTTCAGAAAAACCAGAACGAAATTTAGAGGAAACAGATGCAGACGACTATGACAGTCATAACATTAGTGGTTTTGTAGAGGTAGTTCCTGATGATGAAATAGAAATAACAACTGCGAATGTAATTACATTGTTACCAGCTAAATCTAATTTAGGTGTTAACCGTCCTTTAAGACCTAGGCCTCAGATTAAATCAGAATCTCAGACCAGTAAAGAAAACTTACGTAGCTTTTTTCGTAACGAACCAGAAGCCCAAAAACTTATAAGTGATTTTAGTACGGAAGATGATATACACACTCTTGATTTAAAAGACGAAGCCACCGACAATATTGAATACATATCACCACCTGACTATGAAACTAAAAACAGTGACGATTACATCTCCCCTGaatctgaaaattttaaagtaattcagACAACTGATTATTCTCCCAGTGGTAATAGATTTCCTAAATCTAGTGATGATTTACGTGTTCCAGACGATATGAAGAACGTTAATGCTCCTGAAGGAACTTATAGAGTCTCATATCACGTAACGGGCAGCGTGAGTAGTAAGCAAGcaaataaaactttgaattTACCTGCCTATGAACTTGCCCTGGAACCTGACATCGTTTTGGAGATACCTTACAATCAAACGAATACTCTAACTATAGATAAATTAAGACAACTTGCTAATCTTGCTACTATATCAGATTCTAATAACAATACGTTATTTCGCACGCCCGGAGGAGTAATATCAACCAAAGCTATACCATCTAGTTACACGTTAAATCAGGCTGGATTTAAGATCTTgacaaaaacatttaacaaaGTTCAATCAACGAAACATGATGATAACAGTCTTGATAAACCCGAAAAAACGCATAATAAACCGCACAAGTTGCAAAAAGAAAGCGAAGAGGCAACAACTCTAGAAG ACGAATGTAACAGCACAAATACATCGTTTCGTTGCGCTAATGGACTATGTTTGCCACTCACTTCGCGCTGCAACCGTTTACTAGATTGTCCTGGTGGTGAGGACGAACGGTCTTGTTCTTGTGCAGATTACCTGCGAGCAGATTTTGCTCAGTCAAAAATTTGCGATGGAATTGTCGATTGCTGGGACTATTCCGATGAACACAAATGCG ATTGGTGTAAAGAAGGTCAGTATGTATGTGCAAACGCTCGCCAATGCATAGACATTGGTCGCGTTTGCGATGGAAATCCTGATTGCCCGCTAGGCGACGACGAAAAAAGTTGCGTCACTTTAGCGGACGAACTTAACGACAACGAAGTAATTCCATACAATGAGGAAG gTTACGTCATGGTACGTAAGCGTGGTGTGTGGGGCAGGCTGTGTGTGGAGAGTTTTGCGGACGTCGTGGAGCAAGCGCATAGCTCCTTAAAATTACCGGACCTCGGCCGAGCCGTCTGCCGCGCCATGACTTTCCA AGATGCAGGATGGGCGCGAGAGGCGCGCGAGGGTCGGCGCTCGAGCGCGCACGGGTACTGGGAGGTGTGGCACAACGCGGCCGCGCGAGCCGCCGATACGCGGCTCACTTTCCGTCGTGCTGCCTGCAAGCGCCGCCGCGCTCTGCGCGTGCGCTGCACACACCTCGATTGCGGTATCAGGCCGCACGCTGACGCGCAACAACCACG GGTGGTCGGCGGCGACGCGGCGGCGGCTGGCGCGTGGCCCTGGCAGGCCGCGCTCTATCGCGACGGAGACTTCCAGTGCGGCGCCACTCTCATTCACGCACAATGGCTGCTCTCCGCTAGCCATTGCTTTTACCA AGCGACGGAGGCGCACTGGGTGGCGCGGCTGGGCGcgctgcggcgcggcgcgtggcCGCGCGGGCCGTGGGagcgggcggcgcgcgtgcggCAGGTGGTGACGCACCCGCGGTACGCGCCGCGCGGCTTCCGCAACGACATCGCGCTGCTGCGGCTCGACCCGGCGCCGCTGCACGCGCGCCTGCGCCCCGCCTGCCTGCCGCCCGCGCGACTCGCGCCGCCCGCCGGACAACACTGCACCGTGCTGGGCTGGGGACAACTCTACGAGCACGAACGCGTCTTCC CCGACACATTGCAAGAGGTGGAGCTGCCGGTGATCTCCAGCGCGGAGTGTCGGCGCCGCACGCGGTTGCTGCCGCTGTACCGCGTCACCGACGACATGTTCTGCGCGGGCTACGAGCACGGCGGACGAGACGCCTGTCTCGGCGATTCCGGCGGGCCGCTTATGTGTCAA GAATCCGGCCGGTGGTACATTTACGGAGTAACGAGCAACGGGTACGGGTGCGCGCGAGCCAACCGGCCCGGCGTCTACACTAAGGTGTCAAACTACATCGAATGGATCGACTCCGTGATCGCCACATACACGCCGGCACAAAATGACACCGACACCTCCGGCGAATACGTCTCTAACGAAGACTTCTACGCGGATTTAGTGGCGGCAGAAAACAGGAGATCGTCTCGAATCGACTTGTGTAAAGGATACAGATGTCCCCTCGGCGAGTGTCTCCCCGCGTCGAGCGTGTGCAACGGCTTTCTAGAATGTTCGGACGGCAGCGACGAGTGGCAGTGCGACAAGCCCGCGGCGAACAACTCTAGCATAGACCCAGACTAA
- the LOC119190531 gene encoding uncharacterized protein LOC119190531 gives MQFLITFIYAIYLRLTLINVAIFGLKYVPTAIYMYSLVKNVYVTSRARLKKKQSDLEDMQLQIQIINTKLSVRDAEFMERAEMLRRGTERLRKVRLRVREVIASDESLRHVLENAEMWDSENEINSHSTPQEEREYIVELLKELHCDKVAISKRQTDKMDCGERAQSEPDTGDNSVYSSLSDVDIRQDCRVKIVKVTNVYKVAYLKHFIKQKRLRRANRQAVLKKKMESIKKLLEDWQKTLNMVINNKLAFLDAHPLDLASQDARGDYSKPRESDSDSDLRNSSNDLCFDDEYSLSWAQNPYRPYGYGFEDAPNTAVSREHSPKDFGDIKYSGLNLHPCDYGVKSSAVLSSIIEEIHDQRADEIKSEAGEESDCRDFVAI, from the exons ATGCAGTTTttgataacttttatttatgcaATCTATTTACGATTGACTTTGATCAAcgtg GCAATATTTGGTCTGAAATATGTCCCCACTGCTATATACATGTATTCTTTGGTAAAAAATGTTTACGTGACATCGCGAGCTAGACTGAAGAAAAAACAAAGCGATTTAGAAGACATGCAATTACag attcagataataaatacgaaattaTCTGTTCGCGACGCGGAGTTTATGGAGCGGGCAGAGATGTTGCGACGCGGAACCGAGAGACTTAGGAAAGTCAGACTGCGTGTGCGAGAAGTCATTGCAAGCGACGAATCTTTGAGGCATGTTTTAGAGAACGCTGAAATGTGGGATAGCGAAAACGAAATAAACTCACACTCCACACCACAGGAAG AGCGTGAATACATTGTTGAATTATTGAAGGAGCTGCACTGCGATAAGGTCGCTATTTCCAAACGACAAACGGACAAAATGGATTGTGGGGAACGAGCTCAATCCGAGCCAGACACGGGCGACAATAGCGTGTACTCGTCACTGAGCGACGTCGATATCCGCCAGGACTGCCGCGTCAAGATTGTGAAAGTAACCAATGTTTACAAAGTGGCTTACCTGAAACATTTCATCAAGCAAAAACGTCTCCGTCGGGCTAACAGACAAGCCGTGTTGAAGAAAAAG ATGGAAAGCATAAAGAAACTGCTAGAAGACTGGCAAAAGACACTTAACATggtgattaataataaattggctTTCCTGGACGCGCATCCGTTAGACCTCGCGTCACAAGACGCCCGCGGTGACTACTCCAAGCCGCGCGAATCAGACTCCGATAGTGACTTGAGGAACAGTAGTAACGATTTGTGTTTCGACGACGAGTACAGTTTAAGTTGGGCGCAGAATCCATATAGACCTTACGGATACGGTTTTGAG GATGCCCCGAACACGGCCGTATCAAGAGAACACAGCCCGAAGGATTTCGGCGACATCAAATATTCTGGACTCAATCTTCACCCGTGCGATTACGGCGTAAAAAGCTCCGCCGTGTTGTCCTCCATTATCGAAGAAATCCATGACCAAAGAGCTGACGAGATCAAAAGCGAGGCGGGGGAAGAGAGCGATTGCCGTGACTTCGTCGCTATATGA